A DNA window from Comamonas fluminis contains the following coding sequences:
- a CDS encoding acyltransferase family protein — translation MVHYNCRLLKSISMHKRDFSYSADNFRAISILFVILSHLVNLSLLNNSLNFFLTDATTWFLFISGYLFFQVESNENFSYFKYLKKKIKFVITPYLIISAPCILAGIYFHQPQIYEISTEKYIAWSLLVGGLVNGPMWFTPMIAIFFLASPVFLNLTQKNTLILLLTAAAGIIISIFSSRPTLNSNPIYSFIHFFGFYMLGLFFFKIRNEIKSLSKSLSTQIIISGILLYAIIASFNSDFDLNGKEYIPFFEAIGLPNSTTLGKLVLLISIFVFLEKYFNIPNKYLRYISSISFGLFFLHGIFIRIFNKNIEINLQNPFYSALLEFIFVFLSSIITIEFSKKILKHRTRYVIGC, via the coding sequence ATGGTACATTACAATTGCCGACTTTTAAAATCTATATCAATGCATAAAAGAGACTTCAGTTATTCTGCAGATAATTTCCGAGCAATATCAATATTATTTGTCATACTATCCCATTTAGTGAACTTATCACTACTTAATAATTCTTTGAATTTTTTCCTCACAGATGCTACGACTTGGTTTCTATTCATTTCTGGATATTTATTTTTTCAAGTAGAGTCGAATGAGAATTTTTCTTATTTTAAATATTTAAAGAAAAAAATTAAATTTGTCATCACTCCATACTTGATAATTTCCGCCCCCTGCATTTTAGCAGGCATCTATTTTCATCAGCCACAGATTTATGAAATTTCCACTGAAAAATACATAGCCTGGTCATTATTAGTAGGAGGCTTAGTAAATGGCCCCATGTGGTTTACTCCCATGATTGCGATTTTTTTCTTGGCATCCCCTGTTTTTCTCAATTTAACCCAAAAAAATACTTTAATATTATTATTAACAGCGGCAGCAGGAATTATTATTTCTATTTTTTCATCTAGACCAACACTCAATTCAAATCCCATATACTCTTTTATACATTTTTTTGGTTTTTATATGCTTGGCTTATTTTTTTTCAAAATAAGAAATGAAATTAAATCACTTTCAAAATCATTATCTACGCAAATAATAATTTCAGGAATATTATTATACGCAATAATTGCCTCATTTAATTCAGATTTTGACTTAAATGGAAAAGAATACATCCCTTTTTTTGAGGCTATAGGTTTACCAAATTCAACAACTTTAGGAAAACTCGTCCTTCTTATATCAATATTTGTTTTTTTGGAAAAATATTTCAATATCCCAAACAAGTATCTTCGATATATTTCCAGTATTAGTTTTGGATTGTTTTTTTTGCATGGAATTTTCATACGAATTTTTAATAAAAATATCGAAATTAATTTACAGAATCCTTTCTATTCAGCGCTCCTAGAATTTATATTCGTTTTTTTATCATCAATAATAACAATTGAATTTTCAAAGAAAATACTAAAACACAGGACAAGGTATGTCATCGGTTGCTAA
- a CDS encoding pseudouridine synthase: MSGLFPLYRFKPKTRSRLLCFHKPYGVLSQFTPEGKWQGLKDWIDVPGVYVAGRLDADSEGLLLLTNDGQLQARIADPRHKMEKTYWVQVEGIPDEAALQRLRDGVELNDGKTLPARARLIAPQPAMWPRNPPIRVRQNIPDCWIELIIREGKNRQVRRMTAAVGHPTLRLVRMAVGPYSIEGLEPGQWVDVQPG; this comes from the coding sequence ATGTCAGGATTATTTCCACTTTATCGATTTAAGCCGAAGACTCGGTCGCGCCTGCTGTGCTTTCACAAGCCCTATGGTGTGCTGAGTCAGTTCACGCCCGAGGGCAAATGGCAGGGCCTGAAAGACTGGATTGATGTGCCCGGAGTCTATGTGGCAGGCCGCCTGGATGCCGATAGCGAAGGCCTGCTGCTGCTGACCAATGATGGCCAGTTGCAGGCCCGCATTGCCGACCCGCGCCACAAGATGGAAAAAACTTACTGGGTGCAGGTGGAGGGTATCCCCGACGAGGCCGCGCTGCAGCGCCTGCGCGACGGGGTGGAGCTCAACGATGGCAAGACCCTGCCCGCCAGAGCGCGCCTGATAGCGCCGCAACCCGCCATGTGGCCGCGCAACCCGCCGATTCGTGTGCGCCAGAACATTCCCGACTGCTGGATTGAACTCATCATCCGCGAAGGCAAAAACCGCCAGGTGCGCCGCATGACGGCGGCGGTGGGCCACCCCACGCTGCGCCTGGTGCGTATGGCCGTCGGCCCGTATTCGATTGAAGGGCTGGAGCCGGGGCAGTGGGTGGATGTGCAGCCCGGCTGA
- a CDS encoding 7TM-DISM domain-containing protein yields the protein MSAVAGVLMLFVGLLMLWAFSAVLISILAGLTTSALLWLVLNLWRRRQLKKALAQNPALDLEQELLQPPALFYLLSALVIWLGCIAMLATLIHLPVSMFSAEQLSLGIGAAFWVALGTLIRLIGNLISVGQQPQEAANTKAIWSLTASLLPMLAIVVLIFFAPNTAGWMAWREAWRGYPSTQLRMTLKTDDEATRAAALALVEPLMQQGSRVISYHAQSRGGSSYTLRAAVPTRYRFHDGALEIQLAGLMPEMQLNQHVEAINMVAQGDMPDPMLLAYAQCQPSREKLAKSRFLSQGRDLMAQMQSCVHTKASAMRSMMEQLKGQLQPVQLESNWFNPKQSNWLKLQGWKALELPDDDDALSELDTLR from the coding sequence ATGAGTGCAGTGGCAGGCGTGCTGATGTTGTTCGTAGGGCTGCTGATGCTCTGGGCCTTCTCCGCCGTGCTGATCTCCATACTCGCGGGCCTGACCACCAGCGCGCTGCTGTGGCTGGTGTTGAACCTGTGGCGGCGCAGACAGCTGAAAAAAGCACTGGCACAAAACCCCGCGCTGGATCTGGAGCAAGAGCTGCTGCAGCCACCAGCCTTGTTCTATCTGCTCTCTGCTCTGGTCATCTGGCTGGGCTGCATCGCCATGCTGGCGACGCTCATCCATCTGCCAGTGAGCATGTTCTCGGCCGAGCAACTTTCGCTGGGCATTGGCGCTGCATTCTGGGTTGCGCTGGGCACCCTGATCCGGCTGATTGGCAACCTCATCAGCGTGGGCCAGCAGCCCCAGGAGGCGGCCAACACCAAGGCCATCTGGTCACTGACAGCGTCGCTTCTGCCCATGCTCGCCATCGTCGTGCTGATCTTTTTTGCGCCCAACACTGCAGGCTGGATGGCCTGGCGCGAGGCGTGGCGCGGCTACCCCAGCACCCAGCTGCGCATGACTCTCAAGACTGATGACGAGGCAACCCGCGCTGCCGCACTGGCGCTGGTCGAGCCGCTGATGCAACAAGGCAGCCGCGTCATCAGCTACCACGCCCAATCACGCGGTGGCAGCAGCTATACCTTGCGGGCCGCCGTTCCCACCCGCTACCGCTTTCATGATGGTGCACTGGAAATTCAGCTTGCGGGCCTGATGCCCGAGATGCAGCTCAACCAGCATGTAGAAGCCATCAACATGGTGGCGCAAGGCGACATGCCCGACCCCATGCTGCTGGCCTATGCGCAATGCCAGCCCTCGCGCGAGAAACTGGCGAAAAGCCGCTTTCTGAGCCAGGGCCGCGATCTGATGGCGCAAATGCAAAGCTGCGTGCACACCAAGGCTTCCGCCATGCGCAGCATGATGGAGCAGCTCAAAGGCCAGCTGCAGCCCGTGCAGCTGGAAAGCAACTGGTTCAACCCCAAACAGAGCAACTGGCTCAAGCTGCAGGGCTGGAAAGCCTTAGAGCTGCCAGATGACGATGACGCTTTGTCCGAGCTGGACACATTGCGCTAA
- a CDS encoding MBL fold metallo-hydrolase has product MLQYHTVPVTAFQQNCSLVWCDQTMDAAVIDPGGDLEQIEWEVERLGLNLKAIWITHAHIDHAGGTSELAAKYELPIIGPHEGDQFWIDGLPQQGAMFNFPHSDPFVPTRWLHDGDTVTIGKETLNVRHCPGHTPGHVVFHAPQIDRAFVGDVLFAGSIGRTDFPQGNHQQLIDSIVQRLWPMGDQTVFIPGHGPESSFGRERKMNPYVSGT; this is encoded by the coding sequence ATGTTGCAATATCACACCGTCCCCGTTACCGCCTTCCAACAAAACTGCTCTCTGGTCTGGTGCGACCAGACCATGGATGCCGCCGTCATCGACCCCGGCGGCGATCTGGAGCAGATTGAATGGGAAGTCGAACGTCTGGGCCTGAATCTCAAGGCCATCTGGATTACCCACGCCCACATCGACCATGCTGGCGGCACCAGCGAACTGGCCGCCAAGTACGAGCTGCCCATCATCGGCCCGCATGAGGGCGACCAGTTCTGGATTGACGGCCTGCCCCAGCAGGGCGCGATGTTCAATTTTCCGCACTCCGACCCTTTTGTGCCCACCCGCTGGCTGCACGACGGCGATACAGTAACTATCGGCAAGGAAACGCTGAACGTGCGCCACTGCCCCGGCCACACGCCTGGCCATGTGGTGTTTCACGCGCCGCAGATTGACCGCGCCTTTGTGGGCGATGTGCTGTTTGCGGGCAGCATTGGCCGCACAGACTTCCCCCAGGGCAACCACCAGCAGCTGATTGACTCCATCGTGCAGCGCCTGTGGCCCATGGGCGATCAGACGGTGTTCATCCCCGGCCACGGGCCTGAGAGCAGCTTTGGCCGCGAGCGCAAGATGAACCCCTATGTCAGCGGCACCTGA